Proteins encoded in a region of the Mucispirillum schaedleri ASF457 genome:
- a CDS encoding IS30 family transposase, which produces MEFLNSDLSVRKEYSAYYSLNIRQGLMSKTGRKLQYNIEYGLLDYIQSKLDEKYSPDVISGELRHQCISTISTQTIYNYISLGLLESIEYRKYTKQCKSNPRTAYNNTRGRSIDERPFELKERLYGNWEMDTVVGKQGSKSALLVLTERVSRFEIIIKLRNKTQKSIIAALDKLERKYKDKFSLIFKSITVDNGVEFLDMAGLEKSVYDKVSKRTTIYYAHPYCSWERGSNENNNKLIRKFIKKKTDIKNFSAAYIKKIQDWMNNYPRKLFNYKSANDIFYENLNNCLKCCNRF; this is translated from the coding sequence GTGGAATTTCTCAACAGTGACTTGAGTGTAAGGAAAGAATATAGTGCATACTATTCTCTAAATATAAGGCAAGGTTTAATGAGTAAAACAGGTAGGAAATTACAATATAACATTGAATATGGCTTATTAGACTATATACAGAGTAAGTTAGATGAGAAGTATTCCCCAGATGTTATATCTGGAGAGTTAAGGCATCAGTGTATATCAACAATAAGTACCCAAACAATATATAACTATATATCATTAGGACTATTAGAAAGTATAGAATATAGAAAATATACTAAACAATGTAAAAGTAATCCACGAACAGCCTATAATAATACACGCGGCAGAAGTATAGACGAACGACCATTTGAACTGAAAGAGCGACTATATGGCAATTGGGAGATGGATACAGTGGTGGGCAAACAAGGCAGTAAATCAGCCTTACTGGTGCTTACAGAACGAGTATCACGGTTTGAAATAATAATCAAATTAAGAAATAAAACACAGAAAAGTATAATAGCAGCATTAGATAAGTTAGAAAGAAAGTATAAAGATAAATTCAGCTTAATATTTAAGAGCATAACAGTAGATAATGGTGTAGAATTTTTAGATATGGCAGGTTTAGAAAAATCAGTGTATGATAAAGTATCTAAACGAACAACTATTTATTATGCTCACCCTTATTGCTCTTGGGAGAGGGGAAGTAATGAGAATAATAATAAACTTATAAGGAAATTTATTAAAAAGAAAACTGATATTAAAAACTTTTCAGCTGCTTATATTAAAAAAATACAAGACTGGATGAATAATTATCCTAGAAAATTATTTAATTATAAATCGGCTAATGATATATTTTATGAGAACTTAAACAACTGCTTAAAATGTTGCAATCGTTTTTAG
- the ssb gene encoding single-stranded DNA-binding protein, whose amino-acid sequence MADFNKVILAGHLTKIPDVRTLQNNITVASSGIAVNRKYKDKEEVMFIDIVVYGKLAETFGQYTAKGSAVLIEGRLSFRQWEQDGQKRSKHEVIVESLRLLGNKLADNNTTADKKQTNTAEKEERVITDEDVPF is encoded by the coding sequence ATGGCAGATTTTAATAAAGTGATTTTGGCAGGACATCTTACAAAAATTCCAGATGTAAGAACTTTGCAAAATAATATAACAGTTGCATCAAGCGGAATAGCAGTTAATCGTAAATATAAAGATAAAGAAGAAGTTATGTTTATAGATATCGTTGTATATGGAAAACTGGCAGAAACATTTGGTCAATATACTGCTAAAGGTTCAGCAGTGCTTATTGAAGGCAGATTATCTTTTAGACAATGGGAGCAGGATGGGCAAAAACGCAGCAAGCATGAAGTTATTGTTGAATCGTTACGGCTACTTGGTAATAAACTTGCTGATAATAATACTACTGCTGATAAAAAACAAACAAATACAGCAGAAAAAGAGGAAAGAGTTATTACAGATGAGGATGTTCCATTTTAA
- a CDS encoding helix-turn-helix domain-containing protein: MSFEEVIAASVSNAVEKALSESVKHITNLAGESARKSKYSLDDLLTEKQTAEYLNVEVSTLQQWRFYKKYLPYCVLGNKTIRYKFSDILEFATSNKVLVTK, encoded by the coding sequence ATGAGTTTTGAGGAAGTTATTGCTGCAAGTGTTAGTAATGCAGTGGAAAAGGCATTATCAGAAAGTGTAAAGCATATTACAAATCTTGCTGGTGAGAGTGCAAGAAAAAGTAAATATTCACTTGATGATTTACTGACAGAGAAACAAACAGCTGAATATTTGAATGTAGAAGTATCTACCTTACAACAGTGGAGGTTTTATAAAAAATATTTACCATACTGTGTTTTAGGCAATAAAACTATAAGATATAAGTTTAGTGATATTTTAGAGTTTGCTACATCAAATAAAGTGCTGGTAACAAAATAA